A window of Roseiflexus castenholzii DSM 13941 genomic DNA:
GGGAAGCCGGGTTGAAGGTGTTGCGCGTTGCCCATTCGTGGAAACCGGAAAGGATCACGCTTCACGAACCCCTGATCTCTGGTTCGCAGTTCTCAGATCATGACCTATCCTCGTCTTCTCATTATCGGCCTCGATTGCGCCGAACCATCGCTGGCGTTCGATCAATGGCGCGCCGATCTGCCCACCCTCAATCGCTTGATGGCAGAGGGAGTCTACGGCGAGTTGGAGAGTTGCATTCCGGCAATCACCGTGCCTGCCTGGAGTTGCATGATGAGCGGGCGCGATCCGGGGGAACTTGGCGTTTACGGCTTTCGCAACCGCGCCGATCGTTCCTATGGTCGTATGGTCGTCGCCGATAGTCGTGCCATTCGTTTTCCACGTTTGTGGGACATCCTTGGCAATGCGGGATGGCGCGTCGCGGTGATTGGCGTGCCGGGGACGTACCCGCCACCGCCGGTCAATGGCGCGCTCATCTCGTGTTTCCTCGCACCCTCCACGGACGCAGCGTATACCTTTCCGCCGACACTCGCCGGGCGCGTTGCCGCCTGGACCGCAGCCGCGACGCCGGGGCGTCCGTATCTGCTCGATGTGCCGGATTTCCGTTCCGACGACAAACAGCGTATCGCGCGCGACATCTATGCCATGTGCGATCAGCGCTTCGCAGTGGCAACGGCGCTGCTGGAAGAAGAGCATCCCGACTTTCTGATGCTGGTGGATATGGGCGTGGATCGCATCCACCACGCGCTCTGGAAGCATATGGACCCGCGTCATCCGTTGTTTGTTCCCGACTCGCCTTTCGCCGACGCCATTCGCGCGTACTATCGTCACGTGGATACGCAGATCGCCGGTCTGCTGACGCGCTGCGGACCCGACACGGCAGTCCTGATCGTGTCGGACCACGGCGCGCGCCCGTTGATGGGAGGCGTGCGGATCAACCAGTGGCTGATCGAACAGGGTGATCTGAGCGTCCGGGCAATGCCGGACACCCCGACGAGTCTCGATCAGGTCGAGGTTGACTGGTCACGCACGCGCGTCTGGGGCGCCGGCGGCTACTACGGGCGAATTTTTCTCAATGTGCGCGGGCGTGAGCCGCAGGGAGCCATCTCAGCAGCAGAGTACGAACGTGTGCGCACCGATCTTGCAGCGCGCCTGGAAGCCATGCCAGGACCCGACGGATGTCCGCTGGGCAATCGTGTTTTCACACCCCGGCAACTCTACCGCGCAGTGCGTGGCATCGCGCCCGATCTGATCGTCTACTTCGGCGATCTTGGATGGCGCGCGGTCGGAACGATCGGCGGCACGGGCATCTTCACCCAGGAAAACGACACCGGTCCTGATGACGCCAATCATGCGCAGCACGGAATGTTCATCTGGCGCGACCCGCAACGTCCGGGCGGCGGACGGCGATTCGACAGGGTGCAGATTTACGATATACTGCCGACTCTGTTGAGACGGTTCAACATGCCGATTCCTGAAGGACTACGCGGCACGGCGCTGAATCTATAACGGGAGGATTATTCATGTCACTCATTCCGCCATACGGTGGTCGTCTGATCAATCTGCTGGTCTCTGGCGAGGAACGTCGTACCCTGATTGAAGAAGCGGCGCGACTCCCCTCGATCCAGATTTCAGCGCGTGCGCTCTGCGACCTCGAAGTGCTGGCGACCGGCGGTTTTTCGCCGCTCGACCGGTTTATGGGGCGCGCCGACTACGAATGTGTGCTGCACGAAATGCGACTGGCAGACGGCACGCTCTTCCCGTTGCCGATCACACTACCGGTCGATGGAAAGACGCTGGCGCGCCTCGGTGATCGAATTGCACTGCGCGACGCGCGCAATGAACTGATCGCTGTGATGAATATCGAAGAGGCATTTGCATGGGACGCCGGTCAGGAAGCGCGCCTGACACTCGGCACGACCGATCCGCGCCATCCGCTTGTGTCGGAAATGAGCATGTGGGGCGATACGTACATTTCCGGCGCGTTGCAGGTTGTGCGCCTGCCGCGTTACTACGATTTCGTGGAACTGCGGCGCACTCCGGCTGAGGTGCGTTCGATCCTGCACGAAATGGGGGCGGAACGGGTCATCGCTTTTCAGACGCGTAATCCGCTGCACCGCGTTCACGAAGAACTGACAAAGCGCGCGGCTGCCGAAGTTGACGGCGCGTTGCTCATCCATCCGGTCGTCGGGCTGACTCGTCCCGGCGACATCGACCATTACAGTCGGGTGCGAATTTACCGCGCGCTGGTCGAGCGGTACTATGATCCACAACGCACACTGTTGAGCCTCCTACCGCTGGCGATGCGTATGGCCGGACCACGCGAGGCGCTCTGGCACGCAATCATCCGGCGTAACTTCGGCGCGACCCACTTCATCGTCGGGCGCGACCATGCCGGTCCGGGTCTCGATAGCCGTGGCAAGCCGTTCTATGGTCCCTACGATGCCCAGGAACTGGTGGCGCGTCACACCGATGAAATCGGCGTTGCGATGGTGCCGTTCCGCGAGTACGTCTACCTGCCCGACGCCAATGAGTATGTTGAAGAAACCGCCGTTCCGCCGGGTGCGCGCGTCTGGACAATTTCGGGCACGCAGGTACGAGATGAGTATCTGGCGAAAGGCAAACTGCTGCCGGAATGGTTCACCCGCCCGGAAACGGCGGCGATCCTGGCGCAGAGTTACCCGCCGCGTCATCGTCAGGGGTTTTGCATCTGGTTCACCGGTCTCAGCGGCGCGGGCAAATCGACGATTGCCGAGGCGCTGGTGGCGATGCTGTTGGAGCGGGGACGCCAGAGTACGCTGCTCGATGGCGATGTGGTGCGCACGCACCTGTCGAAGGGGCTTGGGTTCAGCCGCGAAGATCGTGACACGAACATTCTGCGGATCGGATTCGTCGCCGGTGAAATCGTGCGACACGGCGGCGTAGCGATCTGCGCTGCGATCAGCCCGTACCGCGCAGCGCGTAACGAGTGCCGCAAGATGGTCGGAGATGATCGCTTCTTCGAGGTGTTTGTCGATACGCCGATCGAAATCTGCGAACGGCGCGACACGAAAGGCATGTACGCCCGCGCCCGCCGTGGCGAGATCACCGGCTTCACCGGCATTGACGACCCCTACGAGCCTCCGGCGGCGCCGGAAGTGCACCTCACGACAGTCGATACCACGCCCGACGAGTGCGCGCGGCGCATCGTGGCCCTGCTGGAGGAGCGCGGCTTTCTGACGCGATCGGGCTAATGGCGCTATTAGCCTGTGATGAGACGCGAATACGTGAATTGTCACGGCGAGGCGCGAGGGGGCGAGGCGCGAGGCAAGAGGGCCCGACAAGGGCGTAGCGCGAGATTTATCTCGCATTTGTGGAGAGGTGAGGGGCGCGAGGGGACGAGGCGCGAGGCAAGAGGGCCCGACAAGGGCGTAGCGCGAGATTTATCTCGCATTTGTGGAGAGGTGAGGGGCGCGAGGGGGCGAGGCGCGAGGGAGCGAGGGGCAAGGCGAGAGGGGACGAGGCGAGGGGTGATACCAATGACGATTGACGATGCCGCATGCGTGTCATTCCGAGCGCAGCGAGGAATCTGAGCGGGTCGCGCACGACCCCTCGCGCTGCTCAGGGTGACCATGCCGGATGGTCACAGGGAATTGGTATGAGAGGGGCGAGGCGCGAGGCAAGAGGGCCCGACAAGGGCGTAGCGCGAGATTTATCTCGCATTTGTGGAGAGGTGAGGGGCGCGAGGGGACGAGGCGCGAGGCAAGAGGGCCCGACAAGGGCGTAGCGCGAGATTTATCTCGCATTTGTGGAGAGGTGAGGGGCGCGAGGGAGCGAGGGGCAAGGCGAGAGGGGACGAGGCGAGGGGTGATACCAATGACGATTGACGATGTCGCATGCGTGTCATTCCGAGCGCAGCGAGGAATCTGAGCGGGTCGCGCACGACCCCTCGCGCTGCTCAGGGTGACCATGCCGGATGGTCACAGGGAATTGGTATGAGAGGGGCGAGGCGCGAGGCAAGAGGGCCCGACAAGGGCGTAGCGCGAGATTTATCTCGCATTTGTGGAGAGGTGAGGGGCGCGAGGGGACGAGGCGCGAGGCAAGAGGGCCCGACAAGGGCGTAGCGCGAGATTTATCTCGCATTTGTGGAGAGGTGAGGGGCGCGAGGGGGCGAGGCGCGAGGGAGCGAGGGGCAAGGCGAGAGGGGACGAGGCGAGGGGTGATACCAATGACGATTGACGATGCCGCATGCGTGTCATTCCGAGCGCAGCGAGGAATCTGAGCGGGTCGCGCACGACCCCTCGCGCTGCTCAGGGTGACCATGCCGGATGGTCACAGGGAATTGGTATGAGAGGGGCGAGGCGCGAGGGACGAGGCGAGAGGAGCAACTCCCATCGCACAGTGTACAATACTCCTGCTACGGCAACAAGAGAGGTGAAGGGAGAGGACAGGGAAACATGGATCAACTTCCATTCCGCAAGCCGGGGCGCTTCTACCGTGGTAATCTGCACACCCATTCCACCGTCTCCGACGGTGAATTGTCGCCGGAGGACGTTGTCGCCGCCTATCGCGTGCAGGGGTACGATTTTCTGGCGCTGACCGACCATTTTCTGCCGCAGTACCATTTTCAGATCACCGATACCCGCCCGTTTCGCAGCGCGCACTTCACCACGCTCCTCGGCGCAGAATTGCACGCCCCACAGACATCTGCCGGTCGGTTGTGGCACATTGTTGCGGTTGGACTGCCACTCGACTTTGAACCGACCGCGCCGGACGAGACCGGACCGACGCTCGCAGCCCGCGCTGCCGCCGCCGGCGCCTTCGTCGGCATTGCGCATCCCGCCTGGTATACGTTGACCCTCGACGATGGGTTGTCCCTCGACGCCGCGCACGCCGTCGAGGTGTTCAATGCAACCGCCGCCTGGGATAATGATCGCGGCGATAGCTGGCATTTCAGCGATATGCTGCTGGCAAACGGGAAGCGGTTGCTGGCATATGCCGCCGATGATGCGCATTTCTCCATTCGTCCCGATACATTCGTGGCATGGGTGCAGGTGCGCGCGGGGGAACTATCCCCCGAAGCGCTTCTGGATGCGCTGAAGAGTGGTGCGTTCTATTCCTCCCAGGGACCGCAGATCGACGATGTGGATATCGATGATCGACGGGTTGCGGTGCGCTGTTCCCCGGCGCGCGCCGTGTTCGTCTCTGGTCCTGACGAGCGCTCACAGCGTCAGTTGGGGCAGGCGATCACAGTGTGTGAACTGCCCATCCCATGGATCCACGAGGTTCCATACATCCGGGTGACGGTGGTGGATGATGCCGGACGAAAGGCATGGACTAATCCCATCTGGCTGGGCTGACGCAAGCGTGATCCCGCTGCTCGCCATCGTTGGTCCGACTGCTGTCGGCAAGACGGCGCTGAGTCTGCACCTGGCGCGGTTGTTCGACGGTGAGATTGTCTCTGCCGACTCGCGCCAGGTCTACCGCTGGATGGACATTGGCACTGCCAAGCCAACACCGGCCGAGCGCGCTACCGTGCCCCATCACCTGATCGATGTCGTCGATCCCGATGAAGATTTTTCGCTGGCGCTGTATCAGGACATGGCAACCGCAGCAATTGCCGATATTGCAGCACGTGGGAAGTTGCCGCTGCTGGTCGGAGGAACCGGTCAATATCTGGCGGCGGTGTTGCAGGGATGGCAGTTGCCGCGAGTCGCCCCACGCCCCGACATTCGCGCCGCGCTCGAACGGCAGGCATCGGAACAGGGAGGAGAGGCGCTCTATGCGCGTCTCAAGGAGGTCGATCCGATTGCGGCTGCTCGTATTCTTCCGGGCAATGTGCGCCGCATTATTCGCGCGCTCGAAGTCTATGAGGCGACCGGCATACCGATCTCCGAGCAGCGTTCGGTGCAACCGCCACCCTACCGTATCACGACCATCTGGCTGACTCTGCCGGCGCCGGTGTTGTACGCCCGCATCGACGCGCGCGTTGAGGCGATGATGGCTGCCGGATTGCTCGACGAAGTGCGCGGATTGTTGGAGCGCGGCTATCACTGGAATCTACCCTCGATGTCGGGGCTCGGGTACCGCGAATTTCGTCCGTACT
This region includes:
- a CDS encoding alkaline phosphatase family protein translates to MTYPRLLIIGLDCAEPSLAFDQWRADLPTLNRLMAEGVYGELESCIPAITVPAWSCMMSGRDPGELGVYGFRNRADRSYGRMVVADSRAIRFPRLWDILGNAGWRVAVIGVPGTYPPPPVNGALISCFLAPSTDAAYTFPPTLAGRVAAWTAAATPGRPYLLDVPDFRSDDKQRIARDIYAMCDQRFAVATALLEEEHPDFLMLVDMGVDRIHHALWKHMDPRHPLFVPDSPFADAIRAYYRHVDTQIAGLLTRCGPDTAVLIVSDHGARPLMGGVRINQWLIEQGDLSVRAMPDTPTSLDQVEVDWSRTRVWGAGGYYGRIFLNVRGREPQGAISAAEYERVRTDLAARLEAMPGPDGCPLGNRVFTPRQLYRAVRGIAPDLIVYFGDLGWRAVGTIGGTGIFTQENDTGPDDANHAQHGMFIWRDPQRPGGGRRFDRVQIYDILPTLLRRFNMPIPEGLRGTALNL
- a CDS encoding bifunctional sulfate adenylyltransferase/adenylylsulfate kinase — protein: MSLIPPYGGRLINLLVSGEERRTLIEEAARLPSIQISARALCDLEVLATGGFSPLDRFMGRADYECVLHEMRLADGTLFPLPITLPVDGKTLARLGDRIALRDARNELIAVMNIEEAFAWDAGQEARLTLGTTDPRHPLVSEMSMWGDTYISGALQVVRLPRYYDFVELRRTPAEVRSILHEMGAERVIAFQTRNPLHRVHEELTKRAAAEVDGALLIHPVVGLTRPGDIDHYSRVRIYRALVERYYDPQRTLLSLLPLAMRMAGPREALWHAIIRRNFGATHFIVGRDHAGPGLDSRGKPFYGPYDAQELVARHTDEIGVAMVPFREYVYLPDANEYVEETAVPPGARVWTISGTQVRDEYLAKGKLLPEWFTRPETAAILAQSYPPRHRQGFCIWFTGLSGAGKSTIAEALVAMLLERGRQSTLLDGDVVRTHLSKGLGFSREDRDTNILRIGFVAGEIVRHGGVAICAAISPYRAARNECRKMVGDDRFFEVFVDTPIEICERRDTKGMYARARRGEITGFTGIDDPYEPPAAPEVHLTTVDTTPDECARRIVALLEERGFLTRSG
- a CDS encoding CehA/McbA family metallohydrolase, which codes for MDQLPFRKPGRFYRGNLHTHSTVSDGELSPEDVVAAYRVQGYDFLALTDHFLPQYHFQITDTRPFRSAHFTTLLGAELHAPQTSAGRLWHIVAVGLPLDFEPTAPDETGPTLAARAAAAGAFVGIAHPAWYTLTLDDGLSLDAAHAVEVFNATAAWDNDRGDSWHFSDMLLANGKRLLAYAADDAHFSIRPDTFVAWVQVRAGELSPEALLDALKSGAFYSSQGPQIDDVDIDDRRVAVRCSPARAVFVSGPDERSQRQLGQAITVCELPIPWIHEVPYIRVTVVDDAGRKAWTNPIWLG
- the miaA gene encoding tRNA (adenosine(37)-N6)-dimethylallyltransferase MiaA encodes the protein MIPLLAIVGPTAVGKTALSLHLARLFDGEIVSADSRQVYRWMDIGTAKPTPAERATVPHHLIDVVDPDEDFSLALYQDMATAAIADIAARGKLPLLVGGTGQYLAAVLQGWQLPRVAPRPDIRAALERQASEQGGEALYARLKEVDPIAAARILPGNVRRIIRALEVYEATGIPISEQRSVQPPPYRITTIWLTLPAPVLYARIDARVEAMMAAGLLDEVRGLLERGYHWNLPSMSGLGYREFRPYFEGRATLEEAVTRLKYDTHTFARRQPAWFRRLPNIVTLPADAPDLLQRAEAIVRQTFDSS